From Gossypium raimondii isolate GPD5lz chromosome 11, ASM2569854v1, whole genome shotgun sequence:
AACCCCAAATCCCTTTCTTAGTCTAATATCCAATATCCTACAATTCTATTTCCAATTTTCAATGTTGTTAAAGAAACTCCACTGCCATTCTAGTTATTATCATATTATGCATCTCATAATACTAATAACAaccatttctctatttttcatttctcattAATTGATCAaactttcaaaacaaaattttatgttttagaaaattaaagaaagtaaaaagaatTTGTTTTGAAgtggaaagaaaacaaaataatttttttcaatttagtttttatttcaatttaactttcaaccaaatttaactatcaacttttcaaaataattgaaTCATTGGTTTTCTAtcgaaaatattaattaaatcatttaaattttaaatattgcaAACTGTATGACAATCCTCATATAGAGGTGTTCATGAGTCAAGTCAGGCCTAAGCATAATATTAGCTTACATTGTGTTTGCCCAAGCTTTGCTCGATCTAAAATATGGgcttaaattttatctaagcCTACCCAGATTTGTAAATAGTTAACCGAAACCCATTTTAAATTtgtctatattatttttaaagaaaattaaaattaaaaatacatatttttatttttatttttatttttatatatagtgattttaactttttttagtgTTTACGTTAcagtaatatataaaaataacataataaaaacattacatacTTACAAAAACAGGTTGATTGGCTCGAGCTTTAAAAGTCAATATTTTAATCGGACTTAATTTTTTGCTCAAGCttatttttcgagcctaatATTATTGTCGAAGCCCTCTCAAATTTCAAACTAACCCTGAGTTATATCTGCATGTACtctattattttcaattttttataattttttaaaattattattttataattttaataatattgttatatCAGTATAAAGTATATATGAATTGTTACGTGAGTTATCATGCCAACAttgctaaaaaaattaatattttagtgaatatttttattaaaaattatttaattctttttaaatgtgggtaattaaatttaattaaaaaataaaagctaaatttgCAAAATTAAGGCCTGAATTTCATTATGCCAAACAAAATACTAAGAAAGTTGTATTGAACCGAGAGACGTCTCTTTTTTGAGAAAACGCTACCATTTTGGCTTTGGTCAGCTGCTTCAGCGTCTACTTTTCACCTCTCTTCAATTCCTTTGCACAGTTTTCAGATGTGCAAAAAAAATCCCTCTTCACAGCCAACATCAGCTCTAATTAGAACTAGGAATCTAGGATTAGAATTGCTGAGCCATCCTTCAACATCAAATCCCTAATTAAGCTCTTAATCAGTGGGGTCCTTTTCGTTTCTGGGTTTTCATGAGTCCTGAATCCAGACCATGAGAAGCAATCGAAAAGTTGAAGAAAACTTTCTATGGGATCAAATCATGAAAAAACAATTTACTATTGCTTGGACCTTCCCCAAGTTGGTAGTTTCTTccattcttttgatttctatcatctGCATCTTCTACAATCTAAGCTTCTCCAATGCCTCAAACCCGTCTAATCACAGATCCAATATCATCAACACCCTTCATGTTGTTGACCAAGCGATGCCGCCACCTGTTTCTTCCCCACCAAAACTCGGTCCCCCAGAAAAAACTACCCTTCACCACTTAGTTTTCGGCATTGCCGGCTCGGCTAGGCTATGGGAGCACCGgaaaaattacataaaactCTGGTGGAAGCCCCAAGAAATGCGTGGCACCGTCTGGTTAGACAAGACCGTCGCAAATAGGTCCGACGATCATCTTTTGCCGCCGGTAAAGATCTCATGCGACACTTCCAAGTTCAAGTACAAGAACCTGAAAGGCCACTATTCTGCCATTAGGATATCCCGCATAGTGTCCGAGACTCTACGGCTTGGCTTTGAAGATGTGAGATGGTTCGTGATGGGAGACGATGATACATATTTTGTGCCGGAGAATTTGGTTAGAGTTTTGTCAAAATACGATCATAATCAGTTGTATTACATTGGGAGCTTGTCGGAGAGTCATTTGCAGAACATACATTTTTCTTATGGGATGGCTTATGGCGGTGGAGGCTTCGCCATCAGTTACCCTTTGGCTAAAGCTCTTGCCAAAATGCAAGATAGGTGTATACAGAGATACCCCGGATTGTACGGTTCCGATGACCGGATACACGCTTGCATGGCGGAGCTTGGAATTCCCCTCACCAAGGAACCCGGATTTCACCAGGTTtgtctgtttatttatttatttactttttactttttctttatcaGTCATATTGCTGAAATTTAACGAAGACCAAGAAATTGAACAAATCAAATATTGGAAGATTTTGGTTCCTTTTTGGGTCCAAACTCCAAAAATCTTGATGGTTTTTGTTTGATTCTTCCGGTCTTTAGGCTCAAAACCcttgaatatatttaaaagaagaagaagaaaattaagGGTGGAATTAGTTAggctaatttaatttttgtcgTTTTTACATTAACAGTAAGTAAACGCACCACTAATCTAAATTCACCTAGACATAATCAAGCTTTTTAGAAATTTccttaaaagttgaaaatttgtttttaggCAAGTCTAATACTTGGGGTTTGTTCCTATTCCTACccgaattaattaaaataaaaatccaaatcaaataatttttttaaatttattttaaaataagtagatgaaattatttccttaaaaaaaagcTATAAATAGCTAATGCACCATTTGCGGGTTATTCCCTATTATCTAGGAATAATATGAAAAACCTAATCCACCCATAAAGTTGAATTTAGAGTTGCCGGATTTGGATTGTTAAAAGTACCTAATATAATCCtacttctttttctgttttattaTCATCATGCCCTTATTCAAATTATTGGGTATTTTCATTATGTCGCATATCACGGCATGGATAGAGGCATAGTTCAAACAAGCCGGTGGTCTTTCGGTTCTCATGTGTCAGCCCTTCGCAACCTAAGCCAATGCTCCGCTCCACAGTTTTTTATACGTGGATGTTTGTGCAAACACACATTGGACCCCATCGTTGCAATTTTGTCGCTTCTCCTTTTAACGTTTTCGATCTTCTTCTGACGGTCGTAATAAgtcttttctcctttctttaaTACCCTAATTATATTCTAACACACGTGGACGTCAAGATCTCGATCTCAGTTTAACTAATGACTTCGATGTCGACACGCGTTTCACTTGAAAAAGGTACTTTGACTTGGTTGATGACCCAATTCAACATCTTCACAACTGATTGATGGGAACTTTTGCTTTTTGTCGGTTATTATACTTCactgtttttttgaaaaaatctggtttcaaatttcaaatacgGCTTGTCTATACCAATTATAATTGTTTAGTGTACTATCTTAAAAAACTAATCCATGGTTATGATTGTTTTTATATATCAGTACGATGTTTATGGGAGCTTATTGGGCCTACTATCGGCGCACCCTGTAGCTCCTCTAATCTCTATCCACCACCTAGACGTGGTTGAGCCCATATTCCCAAACGTTAACAGGGTCCAAGCCCTTCAACGTCTAAAGGCTCCAATAAAACTGGACTCGGCCGCAATCATGCAGCAATCGGTTTGCTACGACAAAACCCGAAGCTGGACAATCTCGGTCTCTTGGGGATACACCGTTCAAATATACCGAGGCATATTTTCAGTTAGAGAGATGGAAATGCCGGCCAGAACTTTCTTGAACTGGTATAAGAGAGCTGATTACACTGGCTTCTCTTTTAACACCCGCCCCGTTGCAAGACATGCTTGCCAGAAACCGTTTGTGTTTTACTTGTCTAATGCTTTGTACAACAAGAACACGAACCAGACAGCTAGCGAGTATGTTCAGCACCGGCTTCCAAGCTCTGGGTGTAAATGGAACATGGCGGATCCTTCACGGATTGAGAGAGTTCAGGTTTATAAAAAACCTGATCCCCATTTATGGGACAAGGTAAGTTTGTTGTTTCATGGTTTCGCTTGGTCGAGTGTGGGCGTAGAGTTATAAGATGGCCTGTTAACtctgttttgtgtttttttttttaacaggCTCCGCGAAGGAATTGTTGCAGGGTCTTGctaaggaaaaagaaaggcaCCATGGTTATTGATGTCGGAGTTTGCGGAGAAGATGATGTCATTGAATTGCGATGAGCAGTTTCagttataatttgattaatttgtcTCTTTTTGTGAAATTTAGACGATATAATAGCCTTAGCAATGGGTGTTGAATAGCTTGTTATAGAAAATAGTTATAGCAAAAAAGcgttttacatatttataacaACTTAAAGTCTTCATTGAGGACTCGCTCAGAGACTTTAATTAAAGTAATGAGGAATTTGGGGTATCTTCCCCACCGCAAGCAGAGCTGTGGGCTACGTTTGATGGCCTCTCGTTAGCTTCGAATGAAGGCCATCGGAATGTGATTCTAGAGATGGACGACTTGCAAGTGGTTAATATGCTGAACCATGTTGATGTTGTGGATGGTAGCTGCACTGTTATTACGAGCATCAGAGGACTGATAAGTTGCTTGCTTCATAAGTGGAAtgtctaaaaataataaattgacctTATCAATTTAACCTTAGGTCAATTTATTATTGCTTGCTCCATAAGTGGAATGTTGGAATTTCAAAGAGTTTTAGGTATTTATCTGGaagtgtttttatttcataacatataaatttattattgataaggTTAAAGAGATTAATTA
This genomic window contains:
- the LOC105802726 gene encoding uncharacterized protein LOC105802726, whose protein sequence is MRSNRKVEENFLWDQIMKKQFTIAWTFPKLVVSSILLISIICIFYNLSFSNASNPSNHRSNIINTLHVVDQAMPPPVSSPPKLGPPEKTTLHHLVFGIAGSARLWEHRKNYIKLWWKPQEMRGTVWLDKTVANRSDDHLLPPVKISCDTSKFKYKNLKGHYSAIRISRIVSETLRLGFEDVRWFVMGDDDTYFVPENLVRVLSKYDHNQLYYIGSLSESHLQNIHFSYGMAYGGGGFAISYPLAKALAKMQDRCIQRYPGLYGSDDRIHACMAELGIPLTKEPGFHQYDVYGSLLGLLSAHPVAPLISIHHLDVVEPIFPNVNRVQALQRLKAPIKLDSAAIMQQSVCYDKTRSWTISVSWGYTVQIYRGIFSVREMEMPARTFLNWYKRADYTGFSFNTRPVARHACQKPFVFYLSNALYNKNTNQTASEYVQHRLPSSGCKWNMADPSRIERVQVYKKPDPHLWDKAPRRNCCRVLLRKKKGTMVIDVGVCGEDDVIELR